The Natrinema salaciae genome includes a window with the following:
- a CDS encoding homing endonuclease associated repeat-containing protein — MQEAQVPDEVLLEAIRNLADELGRVPTALEMDVKGAPSVGTQVLHRVFGPLNG; from the coding sequence GTGCAAGAAGCCCAGGTTCCAGATGAGGTTCTCCTAGAAGCGATTCGGAACCTTGCTGATGAACTCGGACGCGTCCCCACCGCGCTGGAGATGGACGTGAAAGGTGCTCCCTCAGTAGGTACGCAAGTCCTGCACAGAGTCTTTGGTCCCCTCAATGGGTGA
- a CDS encoding DUF6884 domain-containing protein: protein MSTLLIQSCSKSKKQTDEPISAMELYSGYFFKIIKKSRREETVNSNIDVGILSAKYGFVKSDEKITAYDRQMNSERAMEIGSTMREELRNYISHEGYDRIIINAGKEYRKAINGFDDGLSVDIYEITGDGLGLKGRSLKRFLRGDESGIMRVN, encoded by the coding sequence ATGTCGACGCTACTTATTCAATCTTGCTCAAAGTCTAAAAAACAGACAGATGAGCCCATCTCTGCTATGGAATTGTACTCGGGATACTTCTTCAAAATCATAAAAAAGTCGAGAAGAGAAGAGACGGTAAATTCAAACATTGATGTGGGAATTCTGTCTGCAAAATATGGATTTGTCAAGTCTGATGAAAAGATAACCGCTTATGATCGCCAGATGAACTCTGAACGGGCAATGGAAATTGGATCAACAATGAGAGAAGAACTTCGAAATTACATATCACACGAGGGCTATGACCGAATTATCATCAATGCTGGAAAGGAATACCGGAAGGCGATAAATGGATTCGATGATGGCCTGTCTGTTGACATATACGAGATTACTGGTGATGGCCTTGGGTTAAAAGGCCGATCGCTGAAAAGATTCTTGAGAGGAGATGAATCCGGTATTATGAGGGTGAACTAA
- a CDS encoding DUF262 domain-containing protein — protein MQHSFKPDPVKCRDLFDGEDDLYQIPRYQRPYSWERSHIEQLVDDLYESWNEDRDSPYYLGSVILVKEDGDSRYDILDGQQRMTSLIILYAIFNDHFHDYLSDRNKRRVQRRVHEQALEKPRLRTSKQTDLEQSVLKSIDLDEKNRYTEAAEILIDCLEVKFGDRDEDLNDFFEFVDQNIELIRIISDNLAHAVRLFQTINTRGKDLTVSDLTKSYLLSNLKDDEDKDDVIEVWQDITTKVDDDYDTLDSILGMYRLYLQQSKAQETRYQELKSEFEGKDPKEIVNDIRSFVDNYNGIENSGSKEIFILENLSHTLYWKTILIAAKKDGVDYFDELRDELIGFYYSYWIGDYTSEKIKIPSIKILTLLRDEASLEEIKDYIESKRKRDNIPERVRDGLYSDNVYGDEKWHKSLLVAIEYSLSDSQKVEQIKKRGGGMHIEHVLPKSYGSAMEKYDYWEDNFSREEASQLRNTLGNLIPLQYDLNAKAAQKPFDEKAAIYQGRRGKPRSSFDLALRVARGNYGGWSPEAIQAHRNYLIKKSAYLLNLPADSVLTEDNSEGSE, from the coding sequence ATGCAGCATAGTTTCAAACCGGATCCGGTGAAGTGCCGGGATCTGTTTGATGGTGAGGATGACTTGTATCAAATTCCTCGGTATCAGCGGCCGTATAGCTGGGAGAGATCGCATATTGAGCAGTTAGTTGATGACCTCTATGAATCGTGGAATGAGGACCGAGACAGTCCCTACTATCTCGGCTCTGTCATTTTGGTGAAGGAGGACGGTGATTCACGTTATGATATACTGGATGGACAGCAGAGGATGACCTCTCTAATAATTCTCTATGCGATTTTCAACGACCATTTCCACGATTACTTGAGCGATAGGAACAAGAGACGGGTTCAGAGAAGAGTCCATGAACAGGCGTTGGAGAAACCGCGGTTGAGGACCAGTAAGCAAACTGATCTTGAACAGTCAGTACTCAAGTCGATAGACTTGGATGAGAAAAACAGGTACACCGAGGCTGCCGAAATCCTGATAGATTGTCTGGAGGTCAAGTTCGGGGATAGAGACGAAGATCTCAACGACTTCTTTGAGTTCGTCGATCAGAATATCGAACTAATTAGAATTATCAGCGATAATCTTGCACATGCTGTCAGGCTTTTCCAGACTATCAACACTCGTGGAAAAGATTTGACGGTCTCTGATCTCACTAAGAGCTATCTGCTGAGCAATTTGAAGGATGACGAAGACAAGGACGATGTGATCGAGGTTTGGCAGGACATCACTACGAAGGTCGATGATGATTATGATACCCTAGACAGCATTCTTGGGATGTACCGACTGTATCTCCAGCAGTCTAAGGCACAGGAAACGAGATATCAGGAGCTAAAATCTGAGTTTGAGGGAAAGGATCCTAAAGAAATTGTCAACGATATTCGGAGCTTCGTGGACAACTATAACGGGATCGAAAACTCGGGTTCCAAAGAGATCTTCATCTTGGAAAATCTGTCACATACTCTGTATTGGAAAACAATTCTTATTGCTGCTAAGAAGGACGGTGTTGATTACTTTGACGAGTTGCGTGATGAGCTAATCGGGTTTTATTATTCCTACTGGATTGGAGATTATACTAGCGAAAAAATCAAAATACCCTCGATCAAGATCTTGACTCTGCTTCGTGACGAGGCCAGTTTGGAGGAGATCAAGGACTACATCGAGAGTAAGAGAAAACGTGATAATATTCCGGAAAGGGTTCGGGACGGCCTGTATTCTGATAATGTATATGGAGATGAGAAGTGGCACAAGAGCCTGCTGGTTGCTATTGAATACAGTCTAAGTGACTCCCAGAAGGTTGAGCAGATCAAAAAGAGAGGCGGTGGAATGCACATAGAACACGTGCTTCCCAAATCGTACGGTTCTGCGATGGAAAAATACGATTACTGGGAAGACAATTTCAGTAGAGAGGAGGCAAGTCAGCTGAGAAACACGCTTGGGAATTTGATTCCTCTACAGTACGATCTCAATGCAAAGGCAGCTCAGAAGCCATTCGATGAGAAAGCTGCTATCTATCAGGGGAGGCGGGGTAAACCGCGTTCGAGTTTTGACTTAGCACTGCGAGTAGCTCGCGGAAACTATGGTGGTTGGTCTCCAGAAGCGATTCAGGCACACCGCAATTACTTGATTAAGAAGTCTGCTTACCTGTTGAACCTGCCTGCCGATTCAGTCCTAACTGAGGACAATTCAGAGGGATCAGAGTGA
- a CDS encoding tRNA-guanine transglycosylase — translation MSESVISSIDFEVTSTAGDARAGSLSIRDTVIETPNLFPVLNFYGGGTINSNYGGGIHRTVKEFMIGHERINGGDYSKFFDGVMTSVSSLTDYNITRERYDDYVSQPIKERDVFSPFSGILFIDSGGFKFLSSDELDGSNFQIEIDQEKVYEIQQKLGADIIVNLDRPISPDDTHNQRIEKAQQTGKNIAKFLELSSDFRGARYLTLHGYNYSMMDEFLTEITRYTSAETLRSAFDGIALGSLVPKKDDRNALIDAVIDCRAVLEDWGFEELPLHVLGISSRAIPLLVALGVDTFDSSTYLQTAINGGYCTSLMETVDVSEANPKQCDCPVCSSEYLREWMLGDAPYQKDMLGAVAMHNLIIQKRSIFEIRDRVRRGETEPLIEYIESTVAQDKPTREHAHRVVNHSLGGYF, via the coding sequence ATGTCCGAATCAGTTATATCATCTATCGATTTCGAGGTGACTTCGACGGCTGGAGATGCTCGAGCAGGGTCATTATCAATCAGAGATACAGTAATTGAAACCCCTAATCTCTTCCCCGTGCTGAATTTCTACGGAGGAGGGACGATAAATAGCAACTACGGAGGCGGAATTCATCGGACTGTCAAGGAATTCATGATCGGCCATGAGCGGATTAACGGCGGTGATTATTCCAAGTTCTTTGATGGAGTAATGACATCCGTTTCGTCACTGACTGACTACAATATTACCAGAGAAAGGTATGATGATTATGTGTCACAGCCAATCAAAGAGCGTGATGTGTTTTCTCCCTTTTCTGGCATATTATTTATTGATTCTGGGGGATTCAAATTCCTCAGCAGTGATGAGCTTGATGGGAGCAATTTCCAGATTGAAATAGATCAAGAGAAAGTTTATGAGATCCAGCAGAAGCTGGGTGCGGATATAATTGTCAATCTTGACCGACCGATTTCGCCTGACGATACGCATAACCAGCGTATCGAAAAAGCCCAGCAAACTGGAAAGAACATCGCGAAGTTCCTTGAACTTTCATCTGATTTTCGTGGGGCCCGATACCTAACACTTCACGGATACAACTATTCGATGATGGATGAATTTCTTACTGAAATTACTCGCTATACTAGCGCTGAAACGCTTCGATCAGCTTTTGATGGAATCGCCCTTGGAAGTCTTGTTCCGAAGAAGGATGATCGGAACGCGCTGATTGATGCCGTTATTGACTGTCGTGCCGTTCTCGAAGATTGGGGATTTGAGGAATTACCGCTTCATGTTCTTGGAATCTCGAGCCGAGCAATTCCACTTCTCGTCGCACTCGGAGTAGATACCTTCGACTCGTCAACATACCTTCAAACTGCAATAAACGGAGGGTATTGTACGTCGCTGATGGAGACAGTAGACGTCTCCGAAGCAAATCCTAAACAGTGTGACTGTCCAGTCTGTTCGTCAGAATACTTGAGAGAGTGGATGCTAGGAGATGCACCATACCAAAAAGATATGCTGGGAGCAGTTGCGATGCATAACTTAATAATTCAGAAACGTTCGATCTTCGAAATACGCGACCGAGTCAGACGCGGTGAGACGGAACCACTAATTGAGTACATCGAATCAACCGTGGCACAAGATAAGCCAACGAGAGAACACGCGCATCGGGTTGTCAACCATTCGCTTGGAGGGTACTTCTAA
- a CDS encoding DEAD/DEAH box helicase, producing MDYADRHTDFSRFDASLQTLLQGIVFNRQRWGDEDDAALVTDAIKYHQRPVKRPDRRPYTGGDEYIREVLEEILGFDETIPFQERCWERLNEMRTARTEETSSQAAILSAPTGFGKTEGFAGPIFHDLATNQGRGFGKIVIVYPRNALLEDQLERFLVTMEEMRSQYGSDISIGIYNGDVPQDNSGIKYSSLVDWGEFRIAQWTGGDEPVPLEFTYDDADKTYTLEAQSLEGPTFDESQIKLSRKSVRGGNGGNPPDILLTTINSLENFAVKPNYDIIDAYRTFVFDEVHLYRGTYGAHASNVIRNTKRSIEERVDDETGLLFVGSSATIDKPKSFGSDIFDIDRGDISVIGTDSGDMQDSDDTEHFHFVTSNEDVATSSTFIQQILLFAHGLLEERNGRPRKKALAFIDSVSQVNQRHFQIRDFENASRWQYHDEDEDDWAAVATETPYLNSDPVGTTPGHELIDDDLTTQPTSADLRLRADEFGDTDLILSTSLLEVGIDIPAIKVISQYRAPWEMSQFVQRIGRASRKEGNDAHFLIVLGDDAGDRSLFHRADTFLDPEITTPLNVDNEILEWIHDQLYEAFETVYRIRSAANQPSLNRQRELFIEHFLQNSSEESFEDFANFIFGPSSELSTLLRQKVVAPNSLQDLESVQQTYNVLDHIQQDALLSNVASLVREPAPRVTLQTGSLNGLSQRVNSAIQRTISEAETVMDKATPQNQSAEDTVEDVREKLGRASDILEDEQYDRRDRYDQLDDLFNEINSELVGVADNLEGVTKSFPFDLGLEEVIAAAQEARTIRSDDDIEEKRQRWQRIYFLKRSLQEYYCFENQRFEDGRVYGHLMVPAIKALLRAIYFYHRAGNLGNQRAELEPPHFVPTSYFGEAGETFSVVPEDEGSEIGEDDSVDALYENRFKSDDDDEDEVEQGDVPLTKLFFEYAPYMSKYLSDGSLQMFNPPVEEAPIDATEDYYFDVSGLSTEPGEEVITPSTLPVKSVTDQSGDQARAIVWYCEESLYVGRDTWDAGPEGSDTMAYGQLHSNPQVGTSFEPEREVTDELGVEYISANVRLDSVDLTITPAYPMGDPTGDGTTPFRTDRDNQQEVDIGFKQPLGFTLNTRGAIWNLDEFIDILVGDEVFEREFARHNPDADIEEVAHYTAAHFLLEIISDISGVNQAQLLYGVDIENHRVAVFEHAEGGQGIVDLFEQVRTRTDHERMLRAINRVAANPQLINGSLWADEDFVQAVQDDDQDQIDQYVRDRVVVATDRIVDDVKEQVHHTVDQLDEFADVTGVPQDVAYEIRYMAAQMQFEDGKHDPIDTLVANTPDSVLAEELRNLIVDPDVDDCVENLHLAYSIVEDQSAVLSNVVLERLHDYVTEQTNNDDWDEEVLGREALPGAIIDGSNIFHSL from the coding sequence ATGGATTATGCTGACAGACATACGGATTTTTCTCGATTCGATGCATCTCTTCAAACCCTTCTGCAAGGCATCGTTTTCAATAGGCAACGGTGGGGGGACGAGGACGATGCTGCATTGGTGACGGACGCGATCAAATATCACCAGCGTCCCGTTAAGCGCCCGGACCGTCGACCCTACACCGGGGGAGACGAGTATATCCGTGAGGTCTTGGAGGAAATTCTCGGCTTTGACGAAACTATTCCGTTTCAGGAACGCTGTTGGGAGCGGCTGAACGAGATGCGGACTGCCCGGACGGAAGAAACTTCATCACAGGCTGCTATTCTGTCAGCGCCGACCGGGTTCGGGAAGACAGAGGGATTCGCCGGCCCCATTTTCCACGATTTAGCGACAAACCAGGGCCGAGGCTTCGGTAAAATCGTCATCGTCTATCCTCGTAACGCACTACTTGAGGATCAACTTGAACGGTTCCTTGTGACGATGGAAGAAATGCGGTCACAGTACGGGTCGGACATCTCTATTGGTATTTACAATGGTGACGTCCCACAGGACAACAGCGGCATCAAATACTCATCGCTGGTGGATTGGGGTGAATTCCGGATCGCACAATGGACTGGAGGAGATGAGCCGGTCCCGCTCGAATTCACTTATGACGATGCTGATAAGACATATACGCTCGAAGCGCAATCGCTCGAAGGGCCTACTTTTGATGAATCTCAAATTAAACTCTCTCGGAAGTCGGTCCGCGGTGGCAACGGCGGGAATCCTCCTGATATCCTCTTAACCACCATCAATTCGCTTGAAAATTTTGCGGTCAAGCCTAATTACGATATTATCGACGCATATCGGACGTTTGTCTTCGACGAGGTGCATCTGTACCGCGGCACGTACGGAGCCCACGCATCGAATGTCATTCGCAATACCAAGCGGTCGATCGAAGAGCGTGTCGATGACGAGACGGGGTTACTGTTCGTCGGGTCAAGTGCGACAATTGACAAACCGAAATCGTTCGGGAGCGACATTTTCGATATCGATCGCGGCGATATCTCGGTTATCGGAACGGATTCAGGAGATATGCAGGATTCCGATGACACGGAGCACTTCCACTTTGTCACGTCGAATGAGGACGTCGCTACAAGTTCCACGTTTATTCAGCAGATTCTGTTGTTTGCGCACGGTCTTCTCGAAGAACGGAACGGCCGTCCACGAAAGAAGGCGCTTGCATTCATCGATAGTGTCAGCCAAGTAAACCAACGCCACTTTCAAATCCGCGATTTTGAAAACGCTTCACGATGGCAGTACCACGATGAAGACGAGGATGATTGGGCGGCTGTCGCCACTGAAACGCCATACCTCAACTCCGATCCAGTCGGGACAACTCCCGGTCACGAGTTAATTGATGACGACCTCACGACGCAACCCACATCCGCCGACCTGCGTCTTCGGGCAGACGAATTCGGCGATACTGATCTAATTTTGAGTACGTCACTGTTGGAGGTGGGAATTGATATACCTGCTATCAAGGTCATTAGCCAGTACCGAGCCCCGTGGGAGATGTCGCAGTTCGTGCAGCGAATTGGCCGAGCTTCACGGAAGGAAGGGAACGATGCTCACTTCCTTATCGTCCTGGGAGATGATGCCGGTGATCGAAGTCTCTTCCACCGGGCTGATACCTTCCTTGACCCAGAAATTACCACGCCACTGAACGTCGACAACGAGATTCTGGAATGGATCCATGACCAATTGTACGAGGCATTCGAAACCGTCTATCGGATCCGGAGTGCGGCAAATCAACCATCACTAAATCGGCAACGAGAACTGTTTATTGAACACTTCCTCCAAAATTCCTCCGAAGAATCTTTCGAGGACTTTGCTAACTTTATTTTTGGACCGTCTAGTGAACTCTCAACATTGCTCCGACAGAAAGTTGTTGCTCCGAATTCCCTGCAGGATCTTGAATCAGTTCAACAAACATATAATGTGCTCGACCATATCCAACAAGACGCGCTATTGTCCAATGTAGCCTCGCTGGTGAGGGAACCAGCCCCTCGCGTAACTCTCCAAACAGGAAGCCTGAACGGTCTGTCTCAGAGAGTCAACAGTGCCATTCAGAGGACTATCTCAGAGGCAGAGACAGTCATGGATAAGGCCACTCCTCAGAATCAGTCTGCGGAGGATACAGTTGAAGACGTTCGTGAGAAGCTCGGCCGAGCATCGGACATCTTGGAGGACGAGCAGTACGATCGTCGCGACCGATACGACCAGCTTGATGACCTGTTCAACGAAATCAACAGCGAATTAGTCGGCGTCGCCGATAACCTCGAGGGGGTTACCAAGTCCTTTCCCTTCGACTTGGGTCTGGAAGAAGTCATCGCTGCCGCGCAGGAAGCACGCACCATTCGTAGCGACGACGACATCGAAGAGAAACGCCAGCGATGGCAGCGGATCTATTTCCTGAAACGGTCGCTACAAGAGTACTACTGTTTCGAGAATCAACGATTCGAAGACGGAAGGGTATATGGCCACCTCATGGTGCCCGCAATCAAAGCTCTTCTACGGGCAATCTATTTCTACCATCGCGCGGGTAACCTCGGTAATCAGCGTGCAGAGCTTGAGCCGCCACACTTCGTTCCCACGTCGTATTTCGGCGAAGCTGGCGAGACATTTTCGGTAGTCCCGGAAGACGAAGGGAGCGAAATTGGGGAGGACGACAGTGTCGATGCACTCTATGAGAACCGATTCAAAAGCGATGACGACGATGAAGATGAAGTTGAGCAAGGGGACGTCCCGCTGACGAAGCTCTTTTTCGAGTATGCTCCCTATATGTCAAAGTACCTCTCTGACGGGTCTCTGCAGATGTTCAATCCTCCTGTTGAGGAGGCACCCATTGATGCTACAGAAGACTACTACTTCGATGTCTCCGGCCTCTCTACTGAACCCGGGGAAGAAGTAATTACACCAAGTACGCTGCCTGTCAAAAGCGTCACCGACCAATCTGGTGATCAGGCTCGTGCTATCGTTTGGTACTGTGAGGAGTCTCTCTATGTTGGGCGCGATACGTGGGACGCCGGTCCGGAGGGATCGGATACGATGGCTTATGGGCAACTCCATTCGAATCCACAAGTCGGAACCTCGTTTGAGCCTGAACGTGAGGTTACAGACGAATTAGGGGTGGAGTATATCTCTGCAAACGTTCGGCTGGACAGTGTCGACCTCACTATTACCCCAGCATATCCGATGGGAGACCCGACTGGCGATGGTACGACGCCGTTCCGGACCGATCGCGACAATCAACAAGAGGTCGACATAGGCTTCAAGCAGCCACTTGGGTTCACGCTCAACACCCGGGGAGCTATCTGGAACTTGGACGAGTTCATTGACATTCTCGTTGGCGACGAGGTCTTTGAGCGCGAATTCGCACGTCATAATCCGGACGCCGACATTGAAGAAGTCGCCCACTATACTGCAGCCCATTTCTTGCTCGAGATTATCTCTGACATCAGTGGCGTTAACCAGGCACAGCTCCTCTATGGGGTCGACATCGAGAATCACCGAGTCGCTGTCTTCGAGCACGCTGAAGGTGGGCAAGGCATCGTCGACCTCTTTGAGCAGGTACGCACCCGAACGGATCACGAACGCATGTTGCGTGCCATCAACCGGGTAGCGGCGAATCCCCAGCTAATCAACGGCTCACTCTGGGCTGACGAGGACTTTGTCCAGGCTGTTCAAGACGATGATCAGGACCAGATTGATCAGTATGTTCGAGACAGAGTTGTGGTCGCGACGGACAGAATTGTAGACGATGTCAAAGAACAAGTTCACCACACTGTCGACCAGCTTGATGAGTTTGCCGACGTGACCGGTGTGCCTCAGGACGTCGCTTATGAGATACGCTACATGGCTGCCCAAATGCAGTTCGAGGATGGAAAACACGACCCAATCGATACATTGGTGGCTAACACGCCGGACAGCGTTCTGGCAGAAGAACTCCGGAATCTCATAGTGGACCCTGATGTCGACGACTGCGTGGAGAACCTCCACCTCGCGTACAGTATTGTCGAAGATCAGAGCGCTGTGTTGAGTAACGTCGTGCTTGAGCGACTTCACGATTACGTGACCGAACAGACGAACAATGACGACTGGGATGAGGAAGTCTTAGGCCGTGAGGCGCTTCCGGGGGCAATCATCGATGGTTCGAACATTTTCCATTCACTCTGA
- a CDS encoding ATP-binding protein, which produces MRKNPKVNEVNEFLEIASDFEDPLEVIRESLSNAYDANASNVEIEIRSREMGSDIIIDDDGDGMNQRDLESFFDLGNSRKTDSIGYKGHGTKIFYKSDRIVVNTASDEANLRAEMDKPWEKLNQRELPQYEVTETPVRKGNTGTRIRIRNFRSGQGFDPESLTYNKIEHYLKWKTIAGSTAYLFDDEDREMDITVKLGDEIDDSRPKLETTTRFKFPEEQLEPDRSSEFPAERMCKHYKPTEIEVEYEGGTTTLQIVGMVGGKAARNELPTYGKHSAQFGVWLAKDHIKVERLNEAISHDNEFLHFFFVVNCQYIELSANRESIRNKSSPVYQRLTEEAEYYLSKVAQDPWFKEYLETRRDAEIKRRARNRRSSLKDRRERIESGQALEPTNRTEVLLTLERANSKSDASTITVEDFDPNADVHAIVRQGGKLRNAAVHHSLTDHFEDDLTFEEVDLIICWEYGDPTTLREYERTGYLGGEVEFQLENDGLVYEDDGQSFIEILCLNQESDKVTQQAVISD; this is translated from the coding sequence ATGAGAAAAAATCCAAAAGTCAACGAAGTAAACGAATTTCTTGAGATTGCCAGCGATTTCGAAGATCCACTCGAGGTAATCCGAGAATCACTATCGAACGCATACGACGCAAACGCTTCGAACGTCGAAATTGAAATCAGAAGCCGTGAGATGGGGTCTGATATCATTATCGATGACGACGGCGACGGGATGAATCAGCGCGACCTCGAGTCATTTTTCGACTTAGGGAATTCTCGAAAGACAGATTCGATTGGGTACAAGGGCCACGGTACGAAAATCTTCTACAAGAGTGATCGCATCGTCGTCAATACTGCTTCTGATGAGGCGAACCTCCGTGCAGAGATGGACAAGCCTTGGGAGAAGCTTAACCAGAGAGAGCTTCCGCAGTATGAGGTAACCGAAACTCCAGTTAGGAAAGGGAACACTGGTACGAGGATTCGAATTCGAAACTTCCGATCCGGACAAGGCTTCGATCCAGAATCACTCACCTATAATAAGATTGAACACTACCTGAAGTGGAAAACGATTGCTGGATCGACGGCATATCTGTTCGATGACGAAGATCGGGAGATGGACATCACCGTAAAGTTGGGTGATGAAATCGACGATTCCAGGCCAAAGCTCGAAACGACAACTCGGTTCAAATTCCCCGAGGAACAACTCGAGCCAGATCGGTCGTCCGAGTTCCCAGCCGAACGGATGTGCAAGCACTACAAACCAACTGAAATTGAAGTAGAATACGAGGGTGGGACAACGACGTTACAGATCGTTGGTATGGTCGGTGGGAAAGCCGCCCGAAACGAGCTACCGACCTACGGTAAACACTCCGCACAGTTCGGTGTCTGGCTAGCGAAAGATCACATCAAGGTTGAGCGATTGAACGAGGCAATTTCGCATGACAACGAGTTCCTCCACTTCTTCTTCGTTGTCAACTGCCAATACATTGAACTCTCAGCAAACCGAGAGTCTATCCGGAATAAATCCAGTCCTGTGTACCAACGGCTTACAGAGGAAGCCGAATATTACCTCTCCAAGGTCGCTCAGGATCCATGGTTCAAGGAGTATCTCGAGACCCGGCGGGATGCCGAAATCAAGCGTCGTGCCCGAAACCGCCGAAGCTCGTTGAAAGACCGACGAGAACGCATCGAATCAGGGCAAGCGCTTGAGCCGACCAACCGGACGGAAGTCTTGCTCACACTCGAGCGTGCCAACAGCAAATCAGATGCTTCGACGATCACTGTCGAGGATTTCGACCCCAACGCCGACGTTCACGCAATAGTGAGACAAGGTGGTAAACTCAGAAACGCAGCTGTACATCATTCGCTGACGGATCACTTCGAAGATGATCTTACATTCGAGGAAGTCGATCTCATCATCTGCTGGGAGTATGGCGATCCCACGACGCTGCGTGAGTACGAACGAACGGGCTATCTTGGTGGCGAGGTTGAGTTCCAGCTCGAGAATGATGGGCTCGTCTACGAAGACGATGGACAGTCTTTCATCGAAATTCTCTGCCTGAATCAAGAATCCGATAAAGTGACCCAGCAAGCGGTCATCAGCGACTAA
- a CDS encoding homing endonuclease associated repeat-containing protein — translation MGRDELTTELQRLADHLCRPPTRAEMEADGTFSYCPPK, via the coding sequence ATCGGACGTGACGAACTCACAACAGAACTCCAACGGCTCGCCGATCACCTCTGTCGACCACCGACCCGTGCTGAGATGGAAGCAGACGGGACCTTTTCGTACTGCCCACCAAAATGA
- a CDS encoding HalOD1 output domain-containing protein, whose translation MSDRPLLVEIINALEEQGLDRDEYQLQQVIDVEALERLVDSTGPHTDLEIWFSIGELRVIVTPSDVAVIKVS comes from the coding sequence ATGAGTGATCGACCGCTCCTGGTCGAGATCATCAATGCACTCGAAGAACAGGGCCTTGACCGGGACGAGTACCAACTCCAACAGGTGATTGATGTCGAAGCCCTCGAACGACTTGTAGACTCAACGGGCCCACACACTGATCTCGAGATTTGGTTCTCAATTGGTGAGCTCCGTGTAATAGTAACACCATCCGATGTCGCCGTAATCAAGGTGTCGTAA
- a CDS encoding ImmA/IrrE family metallo-endopeptidase: MTTSDCSQVSFENSDTRRDEMHSAMEAWAEELVEEVDDAVSSEQFQEWLNMQSRFHDYSYRNTLLINRQCPHAIRVAGYRTWQTEFDRHVKEGENAIWIWAPIIAKQCPECENSPSYHGRSDCEYDETPPEEWSKGLVGFRPAPVFDISQTKGEPLPELETEATGDADELLSVLLEAASILDMNVEVVSQPEWTHGDAKGVCQYRSPAERPLLEIRARENNADLAVTLVHEYAHALLHSGTDDKTERSKRELEAEAVGYIVGRYFGIDTSGSAFYLAAWEGDEPEVIFDRLERISSTAQEIIDVVNKVTDDE; this comes from the coding sequence ATGACTACGAGCGACTGTTCGCAGGTGTCCTTCGAAAACTCGGACACCAGACGCGATGAGATGCACAGCGCGATGGAAGCCTGGGCCGAAGAACTCGTCGAGGAAGTCGACGACGCAGTCTCGAGTGAGCAGTTCCAGGAGTGGCTCAATATGCAGAGTCGCTTCCACGACTACTCCTACCGAAATACGCTCTTGATCAACCGGCAGTGTCCGCATGCGATTCGCGTCGCCGGCTATCGGACTTGGCAGACCGAATTCGATCGCCATGTGAAAGAAGGCGAAAACGCGATCTGGATCTGGGCACCGATCATCGCGAAACAGTGCCCTGAATGTGAAAACTCGCCCTCATACCACGGGCGAAGCGACTGTGAATACGATGAGACGCCACCTGAAGAGTGGTCGAAAGGTCTTGTCGGCTTTCGGCCAGCACCAGTGTTCGACATTTCCCAGACTAAAGGAGAGCCACTGCCCGAACTTGAGACCGAAGCGACTGGAGATGCCGATGAACTGTTATCAGTACTCCTCGAAGCGGCCTCGATACTCGACATGAATGTGGAAGTCGTCTCCCAACCAGAGTGGACTCACGGCGATGCCAAGGGCGTCTGTCAGTATCGGTCTCCTGCAGAGCGACCACTACTCGAGATTCGAGCTCGTGAGAACAACGCTGATCTCGCTGTGACGCTCGTCCACGAATACGCTCACGCACTCCTACACAGTGGCACCGACGACAAGACCGAGCGCTCGAAACGCGAACTCGAGGCAGAGGCAGTCGGCTACATCGTCGGACGGTACTTCGGGATAGATACGAGCGGGTCGGCGTTCTATCTGGCCGCATGGGAAGGTGACGAGCCAGAGGTGATCTTCGACCGGCTTGAGCGGATCAGTTCGACTGCCCAAGAGATCATCGACGTCGTCAACAAGGTGACCGACGATGAGTGA